The sequence CAGTTGATCGAGCAGCTCAACCAACAAGCCAATGAGCAGCGCCGCCGCCAGAGCGAGCAGGCCCTGAGCGACTTGGCCGGACAGGAGTACCTCAGTGACCCGGCCCTGACCGCTCTGGCCAGGGAAAACGCCATGCTGGCCCAGCAGCTGACCTCGGTGAATCAGACCACCGAGTCCCTGGTCGGGCAACAACAGCAGCTGGAGCAGATGCACAGCAAACAGCAGCAGCGGCTCAGCCAGGTCAGGGATCAGTTTCAGTGGATGACCCCGGACGCCACCTTCGGCAGCAGCCTGCTGAAGCAGCTCAGACAGCTGGAGCGACGCCAGCAACTGCCCCTGCTTGACCAGGAGATCAGTCGCTCCCGGGTGCAGAAGTTCGACCTGGAGCAGCGCCAGGCAGAGCTTGAATATCGCCTGAGCCGCACTGACGGAGACGACCCCAGAGTGCCCCTGTGGCAGAATCAGCAGACCCTGCTCACTCAGACCCTGGACGCTCTGGAGCAGCAGGTGGTGGAACTGTCCCGCCTCAACCAGCTTCATCATCAGGTCACCCAGTTGGATGAGCGGCTGCTGCAACTCATCGGCGAACGGTTATTCTGGCTGCCCAACGCCCAGCCCCTGGACCCCAATTGGTTCACCCAGGTGGTGGGCAGCATCACCTGGCTGGTCTCCACCGACCGCTGGCTGGAACTGCGCACCGCCATCCACCAGCACGCCCGCTGGTGGTCACTGTGGCTGGTGTTGGCGGTACTGGCGGTGGTGATGCAGGACCTGCTGCGCCAACCCTATGCCAGGCTTCGCGAGCATCAGGCCCGCTATGTGGGCAACGTAACCCACGATCGCTTCAACGACTCGTTCAAGGCGCTGCTGGCGGCCATCGCCTACTCCGCCATCATTCCTGCTCCCCTTCTGGCGGCAGCCTGGAAACTGCAGGCTCAGGTGCAGATGCCCTTTGTTCATGCCCTGGGCTCAGGGTTGATGGCCGGTGTGCTGCTGATCGCCCTCTACTGGATGGTGTTCCAGCTGAGCCGGGAAGATGGTCTGTTTATCGCGCATTTCCGCCGCCATCCACCGTTGATTCGACAGAACATCCAGTTCTTCCGCCGTCTGCTGTTCAGTGCCGCGCCTCTGCTGGTGCTGATCCGTTTCTGTCAGGAGTGCCAGGTTCCCCTGCTGAACGACAGCCTGGGGCGGGCCGCCTTCCTGGGGCTCTGTCTGCTGCTGGGACACGCTTACTGGCGATTCATCAAGCTGGTGGACCAGTACCATGTTCACCACACCCGCAGCCGCCCCAACCAGCACCTGCTGGAACGTCTGGTGTGGCTGGCACTGGTAATTCTTCCCCTGGTTGCCTTCGTGCTGACCCTGCAAGGCTACTACTACACCGCCTTCTCGGTGTTGACCCAGGTACAGCTCACCGTGCTGCTCGCCATCGGCTTTATGCTGGCTCACCTGATGGTCAAACGGTGGATGTTGATTCAGCGACGCCGCCTGGCCTTCGAGCGCGCCAAGGCAAAACGGGCCGAAGTGCTGGCCCAGAGGGAAAAGGAGCGCAGCGATCCCGGCGGTGAGCCCCTGGAGCCCCTGGAGGAACCCCAGATTGACCTGGACACCATCTCCACCCAGTCCCTGGGCCTGGTGCGCTCTCTGATGATCCTGGCCTTTATCCTGACCCTACTGGGGGTTTGGAGCCAGACTCACCCCGCCATGTTCAGCTCCCTGGATGGCATCGTCCTCTGGACGAGCAATGAAGTGGTCGCCGGCATCGAGCAGGTGGTGCCC is a genomic window of Ferrimonas sp. YFM containing:
- a CDS encoding mechanosensitive ion channel domain-containing protein translates to MWRTLLLYLTLFTAPLAVSGPFSLEKQLSGNQAQTGSLTPAQWQQATDSERRRADEYQQQLADYPVQQQQILSQLQQSPTAMVDAGLPLTQQLSLAHNMLGELKSSFDNLGERVDWLRGRHDEVSKELALAQEQKRLSEQDSGALPERQAYLAQWLQTLFLEEQARPKELKLTQLRQQLVSAQILAQEQLIEQLNQQANEQRRRQSEQALSDLAGQEYLSDPALTALARENAMLAQQLTSVNQTTESLVGQQQQLEQMHSKQQQRLSQVRDQFQWMTPDATFGSSLLKQLRQLERRQQLPLLDQEISRSRVQKFDLEQRQAELEYRLSRTDGDDPRVPLWQNQQTLLTQTLDALEQQVVELSRLNQLHHQVTQLDERLLQLIGERLFWLPNAQPLDPNWFTQVVGSITWLVSTDRWLELRTAIHQHARWWSLWLVLAVLAVVMQDLLRQPYARLREHQARYVGNVTHDRFNDSFKALLAAIAYSAIIPAPLLAAAWKLQAQVQMPFVHALGSGLMAGVLLIALYWMVFQLSREDGLFIAHFRRHPPLIRQNIQFFRRLLFSAAPLLVLIRFCQECQVPLLNDSLGRAAFLGLCLLLGHAYWRFIKLVDQYHVHHTRSRPNQHLLERLVWLALVILPLVAFVLTLQGYYYTAFSVLTQVQLTVLLAIGFMLAHLMVKRWMLIQRRRLAFERAKAKRAEVLAQREKERSDPGGEPLEPLEEPQIDLDTISTQSLGLVRSLMILAFILTLLGVWSQTHPAMFSSLDGIVLWTSNEVVAGIEQVVPITLKSVLAGGLILGFTLMTARNLPGMLELVLLQRLELTPGTGFAITTVSRYLVVLVGTIAAFSTLGMAWSKLQWLVAALSVGLGFGLQEIFANFISGLIILFEKPIRIGDTVTIRDLTGNVSKIQTRATTIVDWDCKEIIVPNKAFITEQLINWSLSDAITRVTIKVGVARDSDPALVEALLHQAVKETPHALAQPEPEIYFAGFGTHTQDYEIRVYTDEMGKRWPLRHRLHQLIIKKFRESKVEMAYPQMEIQLKNRGEPPEGASGLIR